The following is a genomic window from Solanum stenotomum isolate F172 chromosome 4, ASM1918654v1, whole genome shotgun sequence.
TTTAATCATAATTCGAATATGTCCTTCAATCATCGGgtagaaaaacaacaaaaaaacttaattggagttcaataaaaaaaaacattgtaattcttatagttttaaaattttaaatatttaaaatgtatcgaaaatgcataatacataaaagTACTATTTAACTTGGTCACTTTTGATATCTATACCTCAAAATTGGGTATGTATAAGTAGCTACGTGtttaaacttttatataatGCTGAATAAGTAGACATACGTGTCCTATATGACACAGTATACATCTCACATGACATCATATAAATGAATTCGGGTGTGTCTCACATAAATTGTTATATATAATGTGGGTTCTAATTGTTCAACTTTATGTAAGTTTGAATGTTGATCTCAGCACACTCAAAATTGAAATGCATAGATATCAAAGGATCAAAATGTCCTTATTGTCCCTTAATGAGTCAAAAATGCCTCTTTCAAATAAACATATTATTTGTTATCTTTTTGCATATATtcttttcttaataatatttttttttatcaatagatgtttatcctacttcaattcgcaaaaagataaaaataaaaataaaaatagttcttattttatataattattttttgtcgttatctaaatgaatattaattatgaatttatcaTGATCTTTTTcactggtatgttgttgtacCTAGCAGACCATGTATTCTTTGCTACAAGAATTCATTTGACTATCTTTACACTAACCTAATCATCAATTTAACTGAGTAAACTGAACAGACAAGTGCTACCAGATATATCCAGATTGCTACTggattttcaataaaaataaaggcAACCAAGGATACAATAACAGTAACAAGCTTACATAGCTTATACCATATGatacattatatatttattagatGCAATATGTTGGAACGTTGGTGGGACGATATACAAATGGTCTGACTGTGTGTGAATATCCTGAAGGATGATTGTAGCTGAACTTCACCCCGGAGTTGCTATCTCCCAGACGTGTACAGTGCTCGTGGAAGCTGCTGATAGGTCTTGCTAGGCATGCATCCCAACGATCACTCGCTGGCATTGTCTCAGCTACTCTATATATCCCCTTGGAGTCTGTGAATGCCTGATAATTGAGAACTTCCCCGGTCTTGGTAATGCAAAGAACAGCAACCTCTGCACCTGCAACAAGGAAATACGATAACCTACTTCAGATACAATGAAAAGTGAACTGTTATTATTATACATGTATCCGTGGATAAGATAGTCTTGCACTGCGTGTTGAACCAGCATCAACAGTacacacaatcacaatcatcagCAGAAACGTAGTCGATAAACCAAAAAGAGTACGAACACTTTGCTCTATGCCTTCTTTGCCTAAAGTTTTGATACCAAAAGATGTCCAGAGAGACAACTTATAACATAGAGGCACAATGTAACATCTATTATTATGAGATAACATTAAAACATTTGAAAGTAAAAATTATGCACATGAGTACCTAATGCTTGGACTTTATCCCATACGAGTCCAATAAAGAGATTTTTTTGTCGCAGACTTAAATTTTGATTGGTCTTTTGTTTGACCTTAAACGTGCAAGAGTACAAGCCAGAGCATATTCTAGCCAACAAGAATGGGGTGAAGAGTAAAATTTgccatgaaatgaaatgtctgGAACAAAAAGTGGGGAAGGAGGATAGCAAAACTAGGATCTACCAATTAGATTAACATTGCCTAAAAGAAGAACACCAAGCAACTGTTCAACACGGTATTCCATCTCTAGCTATAGATGGTTAGGAAAAAGGAACGAGCTAAAATGGCGATAGACATTGGGCATGTTACCCTTCTCACCATCATGACATCATTAGTGGAACAACCAAACTATCATGGTACTCATGAGTAATATTGACACTGTCAAATAATCCACTCATGCCCTTTTGTTGAgattgtttttactttttgatAAATTAGGAGAATTCAACGTGGAAATTCTCGATAGACTTTTGGAGTTGGCTAATAAGTGAAGCCTAATATGAATGAGTCATAAATCAAGTTCCCTGACTTTCTATGACACTATTTTGGCACCTTTTTTCCAAAAGCCCCAATATCATTGGCAAAACCAAACAACAAAAGCATATGAAGTAGCAAAGTCTATAATCAAGGAAAGGTAAGGGATAAACTAAGCATGGCAGGATAATCAAACAGAAGCATAGAAGGTAGCAGGAAGACTGAAGTAGAGAATTACTGAACATTAGGCATCTAGTGGCTATGTTGCTCGAACTCTTCAAAAGTGTCAACAGGTgtgtgtcggattctccaaaagtagtgtatttttggagaatccaacacgagTGCGGCACCGAAAGTGAAGAGTCTGCACTACTTAGTCTACTGGTGCAGTAAGATTCTCTTAATTTTCTATTCTCGCGGATGAGATTAAGGGTGATGTTGAACATGCACAGTGATGGTGTTCCACCAGTGcaatgcgtcagtacttgaataCACATCCCAAGAGTTTCCGTGTGCTTCCAAGCCCATCAGCTTTCACTTTTGCATTTACAAATTCAACAGAACTTTGTAACGGGAGATATTCTAATCTATACAGTTCCAGGAAAAGGAGATAGATTCATGGTGTCAATATTGGTAAATAATAACTTCTTTCCCTGGAGCACACAAAGTATAGAGGGTTGCTTAGCCTATATATCTATGTAAGTGCATACGGATAGGTACATGGAAGGAGAGGAAACAGAGAGCATTATTTAGTCCTCTTCATTATTTCACGAATTTGTTTTACTTCACTACATATTTAGCATCGaatatcaaataaaacaaatagtCCATCAGGGTTCAAATCTTATTGGTTAGCAAAAAACATGTTCTCAAATATTCTTAACAATGTCACCATAAGTTACCCAAAGTAAATTGATTTCTATAATTTGATGCACCATTTACTAGAAGTCCAATGAATCTTCTTGTGATTTTTTATTGCATTAATTGTCTAATCAGTGACTCACTCATCCCTCTATcccaaattcaatattttaaaactactatttgaaaactataaagGAAGTACAATAAGTTGCTATTCTTTTTATATCAATACGgtgaaaaaatacatcttaaTATATGGGTCAAAGTTCATGTAGTTTGAATCTCGAGAAgcaaaaaatgacaagtaattTGGGATGGAAGGAGTAATAAGAACTCAATGATTAGGACATCCAATGCTTTAGCTTACTTGTAACTTGTAACTAGGTTTATGAACATAGTGCTTTAGTTTTAATGCAAAACGGAAGTATTCATCTCCTTTTAACCAACCAAgttagaaaatgaaaagagtaaCTAAATAGAAATGAAGAAATAACTTTGTTTCCCTTCCGGATGACATAGAAGGATGGTCTCATCTGTTGGGAGCCAGATGAGTATGCTACGCGTAGTTATCCAAAACGGCCTAGGACTGATaacaaagttgaaagtttgGAACTTTAATTGATCCATAGGGTACAAACACACGTACATTTGGCTTTGAAAACACAAATTCTTAAAGCAGGCCAATTTTTCTGAAACTATCCGCAAGCATCCAACATAAATGTAACAATCATTTAATCAAGCGGAAAAAAATGTCCAACATGATTCTGAAAACACTGCAATCTGCGGAATCCTAGTAGCTCGGTTTACTATCTGAACTTCAAAACTCGTGATGAGAGTTTAATTCCCACCTTGTACCCCTCCCAATTTTCCCTTCCCCTACCccaatttttttgacaaatcataaaattagtaaaCTCTCAACTATCATCCAAAGCTCTAGAACATCAATAACAACAAACGCTAAAAGCAAACATATAACAACCGATTCGAACCATAGGTTCTATACCCAACTCATTTAGTGGCTATTTGTCCATgaacattttttacttttttggggGTTGAATACCGAAAATCATGTTTAgccataaaatttcaaaaaattctgaaattcgaaaaacactaaaaagcTGTTCACTTTTTCATTCCAAATCActcataaaaatttaaaaacaactcCAATTAATATTCATGGTCAAGCACAACCCAAATCCCAAAAACCATTTTTCacttacaaaaacaaaaactacttcattttttttcaaatttcacaattttcattGCCCTAAATAGAAAGTTTTGCTATTCATTCCGATTAATCTGAAACTGAAGTTTCAGTGGTAAAGATCGTAGTTCTCGAACGAGAATTCGAAAAAAATAATCTACAACATACACCAGTATAAGAGTAAAGAAGAAACCTTCTAGAACATGGTCTTCTGGACCAACAGAAGAATCAGCACAAACATCACAAACAACTCTTCCATGAATCTCTCCAGTCCAACCTCTAACACCTTGTAGGGTCAAATTGGTAATTAGAGTTAGGTAAAGTAATACCTTACCCCAACTTGACTCCATTGTTGCTTAGCTCACTGGCTTCTTGATTTCATTTTCATAGCGCACAAAATTGGACCGGTGAAGTCTTTTAATCAAGTAGTTGAGAGATGGTTGGACCGGTATCTTGAACCCGGTTCACTTGTACTAGGTGTGTTTCGTCGGTGACTCGGTACTTTTGGAATTTGGAGTATTATTAAGGACCATCGTAATTTTCTAAACAAACAAACCtataatttatgataaaatttgacttaatattaaaattaggGCTCGTTTAATGCTGGTTTAGGATGGTGCATACAATATACATAAAAGTTAAAACTAGTATAATGTTTGCGAAGTTAGTGGAAAGTAAGGATGGGGAGGAAAAATGAACGAATCGGGTAAGGTATAAATTCAGGGATGGATCCACCCATATCGAAGGAGTGTTCATTcggaaaattacattatatatataagtattgacACTTCTTAACACAAGCTAAAAGCTTAGTCTAGTGGGTAAAGTGTTGTGAAAAATCCTTGAGGTTGTGTATTCTAGGCTTAGTCTAGTGGTTAAGGGGTTGTGAAAAGTCTTTGAGGTTGTGTATTCTAGTCCTAGAAgccacataattatatatttttactgCAATTATCGACAcctcataattatattttttttactacaaCCATCGACACCTCTTAATAACGATCCTGGATCCGCTACTGtataaattaataaagaagGATACGAAGTTAGCGTACAACATCtaagacaatatttttgaaCACATGTATGTGGAATTAAAGGACAAAGGAAGGGATAAGAAATTGTACAAGATAACCAACGTGAGAGAAATGAGGAGTCGTGGCGTGGATCAAGTGAAGTGTAACAAGGACGAGGACAACAAAGTTCTGGTGGAAGAGATACTCATTGGACGGAGGTAGCAAACATACTTTCATAAACTCTTGAACAAAGAGGGAAAAAACATTATGTTAGGGAGTTGGAAGCACTCAAAGAGGCATCGCAATTTGGGGGTGTTGTGGGTGTATTAAGGTTGAGGAGGTTGAGAGTGTTATCCTAGGATGTAAGAGAAGAGTGATCAGACAAGACGGAATATATCttagtaaaaaatttaaagagtgtAGGCAAGGTAGGTTTGGAGTGACTTAGTGGGTTGTTTTGGTCTTGTaaatattcatgaatttgaattagCCGTAAACGTTCTAACTTCTAAAGCATAATAATGAATTGTTTCGCTACTTAATAATATTACATGTGTGATATTTTCAATTTGACAAAAGGAGTTGTGGTTCAAATCTTAGGATACCAATATCTTCGTcaaattttaaagtatttaCACTAACAGAAAGTTTAAATCTAGATAAGATACTTTTCAATATGCGTGATATTATGAGGCTTGCTACAAAGTAGTGGGGGATTGTTAGAATAGTTGTAATATAAAGGGAAAGTTCTCACATTGGTGGGAGAAGCCATCTTTTATATCCTTTTAAGGCTTAGCCCATTTAGTCTATTTTAATAGAGTAAGtctactttatatatatataataataggGAAGAATTATGCAGcgcaattatcaaaactatagttatagaatcttattatgtctattttgtttgttatttctaaaattttctctttaataatatatatctaaATGACTTGGGTGTAGGTCGGGTCGgatctttaattaaatttaaagatttattttttcgtAATTGATTTGAACAcgttatttatttaaaatttgaatttaatatttattatctaaattttaaatgaaacaaaaaCTTT
Proteins encoded in this region:
- the LOC125862932 gene encoding uncharacterized protein LOC125862932, translating into MESSWGKVLLYLTLITNLTLQGVRGWTGEIHGRVVCDVCADSSVGPEDHVLEGAEVAVLCITKTGEVLNYQAFTDSKGIYRVAETMPASDRWDACLARPISSFHEHCTRLGDSNSGVKFSYNHPSGYSHTVRPFVYRPTNVPTYCI